Proteins encoded in a region of the Saccharothrix ecbatanensis genome:
- a CDS encoding discoidin domain-containing protein, which produces MRVDPTHRRPLALGAAAVATSLVTALAVAAAPGEVSAQVAAAAAISPFDIPGRGADVPFVEHEAESAATNGTKIGPGRRQGTLEGEASGRQAVTLSGQGKYVEFTLTEPANSIDLRYSVPDGNGGAGITAPLSLYLNGTKTGSLTLTSKYAWRYGGYPYANDPNQGKPHHLYDSTRALFPGTLPAGAKVKLQVDAGDTAPSYTIDLADFELVAPAATRPANSVSVTDHGATPNDGTNDNAAFDAAIAAARASGREVWIPAGRFTVTKHITVDQVTVRGAGHWHSVVAGDRVGFYGLGEPSSCGQGGNSGVSTRVGLHDFAIIGEVSNRVDCDQTNAIGGALGGGSVISGMFLQHTKVGLWLDGPFDGLTIRDNKVVDQLADGMNLHRGISNVLIEHNLFRNISDDGIAFWSEHQADHSNTIRRNTVVVPMKANGIAIYGGRDNIATENVVADTQDQGGGIHVGNRFSSVPLAGTTTLSRNTTLRAGVLDSNWQFGVGALWFDARDGAMNGRIDVTDTDLIDSNYEAIQFISGTITNVHFNGVRINGAGTFGIQLQSPGAASFTNVTATGLGRAGIYSCLGENGFQITKGAGNSGWDGPSYCGPWPDPIYGDPTNPPTSTTTTTTTTTTTTTTTVPPGGNLARGKAATASSANGGFPASSAVDGDANTYWESANSQFPQSLTVDLGRSESVGRLVLKLPPPAAWEARTQTLSVSGSTDGNAYSQVVASAGYRFDPASGNQVTIPVSGSHRHLRLTFTGNTGWPAGQLAELEAYSGPATTTTTTTTSPPPTGNVARGKPVQASANGGFPASNAVDGDVNTYWESPNNAFPQSLTVDLGRGIAVNRIVLKLPPAAAWAARTQTLSVSGSTDGNAYSQVVASAGYRFDPASGNQVTIPVSANHRYLRLTFTGNTGWPAAQLAELEAYAG; this is translated from the coding sequence ATGCGAGTCGACCCCACCCACCGGCGCCCGTTGGCGCTCGGCGCGGCGGCGGTGGCCACCTCCCTGGTAACCGCGCTGGCCGTCGCCGCCGCACCGGGCGAGGTGTCCGCTCAAGTAGCCGCGGCAGCCGCCATCTCGCCGTTCGACATCCCCGGCCGGGGCGCCGACGTGCCCTTCGTCGAGCACGAAGCCGAATCCGCCGCCACCAACGGCACGAAGATCGGCCCCGGCCGCCGCCAGGGCACGCTGGAGGGCGAGGCGTCCGGCCGCCAAGCCGTCACGCTGTCCGGCCAGGGCAAGTACGTCGAGTTCACCCTCACCGAACCGGCCAACTCGATCGACCTCCGCTACAGCGTCCCCGACGGCAACGGCGGCGCGGGCATCACCGCGCCGCTCTCCTTGTACCTCAACGGAACGAAGACCGGCAGCCTCACGCTCACCTCGAAGTACGCCTGGCGCTACGGCGGCTACCCGTACGCGAACGATCCGAACCAGGGCAAGCCGCACCACCTCTACGACTCCACCCGTGCCCTGTTCCCCGGCACGCTCCCCGCCGGCGCCAAGGTGAAGCTCCAGGTCGACGCCGGCGACACCGCGCCGTCCTACACGATCGACCTGGCCGATTTCGAACTCGTCGCGCCCGCCGCCACCCGCCCCGCGAACTCGGTCTCCGTCACCGACCACGGCGCCACCCCGAACGACGGCACGAACGACAACGCCGCCTTCGACGCCGCGATCGCCGCCGCCAGGGCGTCCGGCCGCGAAGTGTGGATCCCGGCCGGCCGGTTCACCGTCACCAAGCACATCACCGTGGACCAGGTGACCGTCCGCGGCGCGGGCCACTGGCACAGCGTGGTCGCCGGCGACCGGGTCGGCTTCTACGGCCTCGGCGAGCCGTCGAGTTGCGGCCAGGGCGGCAACTCCGGCGTGAGCACCCGCGTCGGCCTGCACGACTTCGCGATCATCGGCGAGGTCTCGAACCGGGTCGACTGCGACCAGACCAACGCCATCGGCGGCGCGTTGGGCGGCGGTTCGGTGATCTCCGGTATGTTCCTCCAGCACACCAAGGTCGGCCTGTGGCTGGACGGCCCGTTCGACGGACTCACCATCCGCGACAACAAGGTGGTGGACCAGCTCGCCGACGGCATGAACCTGCACCGCGGCATCAGCAACGTGCTGATCGAGCACAACCTGTTCCGCAACATCAGCGACGACGGCATCGCGTTCTGGTCGGAGCACCAGGCCGACCACAGCAACACGATCCGCCGCAACACCGTCGTCGTGCCGATGAAGGCCAACGGCATCGCGATCTACGGCGGCCGGGACAACATCGCCACCGAGAACGTCGTGGCCGACACGCAGGACCAGGGCGGCGGCATCCACGTCGGCAACCGGTTCTCGTCCGTCCCGCTCGCCGGCACGACCACGTTGTCCCGCAACACCACCCTGCGCGCCGGTGTGCTCGACTCCAACTGGCAGTTCGGCGTGGGCGCGCTGTGGTTCGACGCCCGCGACGGCGCGATGAACGGCCGGATCGACGTCACCGACACCGATCTGATCGACAGCAACTACGAGGCGATCCAGTTCATCAGCGGCACTATCACGAACGTCCACTTCAACGGCGTGCGGATCAACGGCGCGGGCACGTTCGGCATCCAGCTCCAGTCGCCGGGAGCGGCGTCGTTCACCAACGTCACCGCCACCGGACTCGGTCGCGCCGGGATCTACAGCTGCCTGGGGGAGAACGGGTTCCAGATCACCAAGGGCGCGGGCAACTCCGGCTGGGACGGTCCGTCGTACTGCGGCCCGTGGCCGGACCCGATCTACGGCGACCCGACCAACCCGCCGACCAGCACCACAACCACCACCACAACGACCACGACGACCACCACTACGACGGTTCCTCCCGGCGGCAACCTGGCCCGGGGCAAGGCGGCCACGGCGTCCAGCGCGAACGGCGGGTTCCCGGCCTCCAGTGCGGTGGACGGTGACGCGAACACGTACTGGGAGAGCGCGAACAGCCAGTTCCCGCAGTCCCTGACCGTCGACTTGGGACGGTCGGAGAGCGTCGGCCGACTGGTCCTGAAGCTGCCGCCGCCTGCCGCGTGGGAGGCGCGCACGCAGACCTTGAGCGTGTCCGGCAGCACGGACGGCAACGCCTACAGCCAGGTGGTCGCGTCCGCCGGGTACCGGTTCGATCCGGCGTCGGGCAACCAGGTGACCATCCCGGTGTCAGGGAGCCACCGCCACCTGCGGTTGACGTTCACCGGCAACACCGGGTGGCCCGCCGGTCAGTTGGCCGAGCTGGAGGCGTACAGCGGCCCTGCGACGACCACGACTACGACCACCACCAGTCCTCCACCGACCGGGAACGTGGCGCGGGGCAAGCCGGTCCAGGCCTCGGCCAACGGCGGTTTCCCGGCGTCGAACGCGGTGGACGGTGACGTGAACACCTACTGGGAGAGCCCGAACAACGCGTTCCCGCAGTCGCTCACGGTGGATCTGGGCCGGGGGATCGCGGTGAACCGGATCGTGCTGAAGCTCCCGCCGGCGGCGGCGTGGGCCGCGCGCACGCAGACGTTGAGCGTGTCCGGCAGTACGGACGGCAATGCCTACAGCCAGGTTGTGGCGTCGGCCGGGTACCGGTTCGATCCGGCGTCGGGCAACCAGGTGACCATCCCGGTGTCGGCGAACCACCGCTACCTGCGGTTGACGTTCACCGGCAACACGGGGTGGCCGGCCGCTCAGCTGGCCGAGTTGGAGGCGTACGCGGGCTGA
- a CDS encoding MarR family winged helix-turn-helix transcriptional regulator, whose amino-acid sequence MRRGERKLTHPDLGVLTSRLLLAVQEELFDTLARQGFPDLRPLHGAVLAYLDPEGTRATDIARRSGQHKQVVGKVLDELEALGYVTRHPDPCDRRAKLVMPTERGLDQMVQADAIMAAIEQRNAERVGCDGFGEFKRLFGRITENQRAWRGDLPSE is encoded by the coding sequence ATGCGTCGAGGCGAACGCAAACTGACCCACCCCGACCTGGGCGTGCTCACCAGCCGACTGCTGTTGGCCGTGCAGGAGGAGCTGTTCGACACGCTGGCCCGCCAGGGGTTCCCGGACCTCCGCCCCCTGCACGGCGCCGTGCTCGCCTACCTGGACCCCGAAGGCACCCGCGCCACCGACATCGCGCGGCGCTCCGGCCAGCACAAACAGGTCGTCGGCAAGGTGCTGGACGAGCTGGAGGCGCTCGGCTACGTCACCCGCCACCCCGACCCGTGCGACCGTCGCGCGAAGCTCGTCATGCCCACCGAACGCGGGCTCGACCAGATGGTCCAGGCCGACGCGATCATGGCCGCCATCGAACAGCGCAACGCCGAACGCGTCGGCTGCGACGGGTTCGGCGAGTTCAAACGGCTGTTCGGGCGGATCACGGAGAACCAGCGGGCGTGGCGGGGCGATCTCCCGTCGGAGTGA
- the wrbA gene encoding NAD(P)H:quinone oxidoreductase yields MIKQQEESTVDSPVKVAIVYYSSTGNIAHIAQEMADTAEKAGAEVRLRKVAELAPQSAIDANPAWAAHAASAADVAVAVADDLIWADAVIMGTPTRFGNVSSQLKQFLDTLGGAWQQGLLADKVYSGFTSTATLHGGHESTLLALANTFHHFGGIVVAPGYTHPDKFADGNPYGTSHHDGGGSIAVDDTVRAAARVQAERVVRFARAIAAA; encoded by the coding sequence GTGATCAAGCAGCAGGAGGAGTCCACCGTGGACAGTCCCGTCAAAGTCGCGATCGTCTACTACTCGTCAACCGGGAACATCGCCCACATCGCGCAGGAGATGGCCGACACGGCGGAGAAGGCCGGCGCCGAGGTCCGGTTGCGCAAGGTCGCCGAACTCGCGCCGCAGTCCGCGATCGACGCCAACCCGGCCTGGGCGGCCCACGCCGCTTCGGCCGCCGACGTCGCGGTGGCCGTCGCCGACGACCTGATCTGGGCGGACGCCGTGATCATGGGCACGCCGACCCGGTTCGGCAACGTGTCGTCGCAGCTCAAGCAGTTCCTCGACACACTGGGTGGCGCGTGGCAGCAGGGGCTGCTGGCGGACAAGGTCTACAGCGGGTTCACGTCCACGGCGACGCTGCACGGCGGCCACGAGTCGACGCTGCTGGCGTTGGCCAACACGTTCCACCACTTCGGCGGCATCGTGGTCGCGCCCGGCTACACGCATCCGGACAAGTTCGCCGACGGCAACCCGTACGGCACCTCGCACCACGACGGGGGTGGCTCGATCGCTGTGGACGACACCGTGCGCGCCGCGGCCCGTGTGCAGGCTGAGCGAGTCGTCCGCTTCGCCCGCGCGATCGCCGCCGCCTGA
- a CDS encoding RNA-guided endonuclease InsQ/TnpB family protein, which produces MKRAYKFLLRPTAKQVQALSEMLRDHCSLYNGALQERRDAYRHPSVTTVRYGDQSAQLKEIRAFDPERQGRWSCSSQQATLRRLDKAMRAFFRRVKAGRTPGYPRFKGVGHFDTVEFPKDGDGCRWDSAPHYRQTRVRLQGVGHIRVHRHRPVHGRVKTVSVKREGKRWYVILACDDVPDARLPATGSLVGIDMGTVHFFTDSNGNHEENPRFLKAMADVLAAAQRVLDAFPKRIRRRTRKHRAAARKVARLHSKIQRRRLDHHHKAANAVIAKHDVIGHEKLNTAGMTRAPAPKSDPDNAGSFLPNGAAAKAGLNRGILDAGWGLFFRILANKAESAGRRVIAVDARNTSRTCPPSAGGCGHVSAENRTTQAKFECVKCGFRENADRVGALNVLHRAGLALCAGA; this is translated from the coding sequence GTGAAGCGCGCCTACAAGTTCCTCCTCCGTCCCACCGCCAAGCAGGTGCAGGCGCTGTCGGAGATGCTTCGGGACCACTGTTCGCTCTACAACGGGGCGTTGCAGGAACGACGCGACGCCTACCGCCACCCGTCGGTAACCACCGTGCGGTACGGGGATCAGTCCGCACAGTTGAAGGAGATCCGGGCGTTCGACCCCGAACGTCAAGGCCGGTGGTCGTGCTCGTCGCAGCAGGCCACCCTGCGGAGGCTGGACAAGGCGATGCGAGCGTTCTTCCGCCGCGTCAAGGCGGGTCGGACGCCGGGTTACCCGCGTTTCAAGGGTGTCGGGCACTTCGACACCGTGGAGTTCCCCAAGGACGGGGACGGCTGCCGCTGGGACTCCGCCCCTCACTATCGTCAGACCCGCGTCCGGTTGCAGGGCGTCGGACACATCCGGGTCCACCGGCACCGGCCCGTGCACGGTCGGGTCAAGACGGTCAGCGTCAAGCGCGAGGGCAAGCGCTGGTACGTCATCCTGGCCTGCGACGACGTGCCGGATGCACGACTCCCGGCAACCGGATCGCTCGTCGGCATCGACATGGGCACGGTGCACTTCTTCACCGACTCCAACGGGAACCACGAGGAGAACCCGCGATTCCTGAAGGCGATGGCCGACGTACTGGCCGCCGCTCAGCGTGTACTGGACGCCTTCCCCAAACGCATCCGACGTCGCACCAGGAAACACCGGGCCGCAGCGCGAAAAGTCGCCCGGCTTCATTCGAAGATCCAGCGCCGCCGCCTGGACCACCACCACAAGGCGGCGAACGCCGTGATCGCCAAGCACGACGTGATCGGGCACGAGAAGCTGAATACGGCGGGCATGACGCGAGCGCCCGCACCCAAGTCCGATCCGGACAACGCGGGCTCGTTCCTTCCGAACGGGGCTGCCGCGAAGGCCGGGTTGAACCGCGGCATCCTGGACGCGGGTTGGGGGCTGTTCTTCCGAATCCTGGCGAACAAGGCTGAGAGCGCCGGTCGCCGAGTGATCGCGGTGGACGCCCGCAACACCTCCCGCACGTGCCCGCCTTCCGCCGGAGGATGCGGACACGTAAGCGCGGAGAACCGCACCACCCAAGCCAAGTTCGAGTGCGTCAAGTGCGGATTCCGAGAGAACGCGGACCGCGTCGGCGCGCTGAACGTTCTGCACAGGGCCGGGCTGGCCCTCTGCGCGGGGGCCTAG
- a CDS encoding MFS transporter yields MGDFRLLWAARTISVFGTWLLVVAVPAHVYLLTGSYMAAGLALAAEFLPPVLLGPFAGVVVDRWDRRRVMMAADVLRAAALALLLLARDPGDLWLVYVALVVESTGTVVFRPAAQAHTPVVVGTGTALSGANALNSITDGVARLAGAPLGVALLGLVGFEALVLIDMASYLVSVGLIALMSKRATTTTARGVGKELAEGLAFLKKERTASSLLVVSSVFLAANASLSALLVPFGMTTLGGIGPVGLVMSGLGVGFLLGAPLTRLLVDRLRTGPLLAAALVATAVGFVLLFSSRSMTSAVPAAVLIGLAGSAVLVVTQTAVQRVTPTDVLGRISAVMFTGEAVATFVGALAGPALAETTSPRTAAYTACAITLLSAVYAARSTPSVHQSFAR; encoded by the coding sequence GTGGGGGATTTCAGGCTGCTGTGGGCGGCGCGGACGATCAGTGTGTTCGGCACTTGGCTGCTCGTCGTGGCGGTGCCGGCGCACGTCTACCTGCTCACCGGCTCGTACATGGCGGCCGGATTGGCGTTGGCGGCGGAGTTCCTGCCGCCGGTGCTGCTCGGGCCGTTCGCCGGGGTGGTGGTCGACCGGTGGGACCGGCGGCGGGTGATGATGGCGGCCGACGTGCTGCGTGCCGCCGCCCTCGCACTGCTGCTGCTCGCCCGTGACCCCGGCGACCTCTGGCTGGTCTACGTCGCGTTGGTCGTCGAGAGCACCGGAACGGTGGTGTTCCGACCGGCCGCCCAAGCGCACACGCCGGTTGTCGTCGGCACCGGCACGGCGTTGAGCGGGGCCAACGCGCTGAACTCGATCACGGACGGTGTGGCCCGGCTCGCCGGCGCGCCACTGGGCGTCGCGTTGCTCGGCCTGGTCGGGTTCGAAGCGCTGGTGCTGATCGACATGGCGAGCTACCTGGTCTCGGTCGGCCTGATCGCGTTGATGTCCAAGCGAGCCACCACGACCACAGCGCGGGGCGTGGGCAAGGAGTTGGCGGAAGGGCTGGCGTTCCTGAAGAAGGAACGGACGGCCTCGTCACTCCTGGTCGTCAGCAGCGTCTTCCTGGCGGCGAACGCCTCGCTCAGCGCGTTGCTGGTCCCGTTCGGCATGACGACCCTGGGCGGCATCGGGCCGGTCGGGCTGGTGATGTCCGGACTGGGCGTTGGGTTCCTGCTCGGTGCGCCCCTGACCCGGCTCCTGGTCGACAGGCTGCGCACCGGACCCCTGCTGGCCGCCGCACTCGTCGCCACGGCCGTGGGTTTCGTGCTGCTGTTCAGCTCACGGTCGATGACTTCCGCCGTGCCGGCCGCAGTTCTCATCGGGTTGGCCGGGTCCGCGGTCCTGGTCGTCACGCAGACCGCCGTGCAACGGGTGACACCCACCGACGTGCTGGGACGGATCAGCGCGGTGATGTTCACGGGGGAGGCGGTGGCGACGTTCGTCGGCGCGCTGGCCGGCCCTGCTCTGGCCGAGACCACGTCACCGCGCACGGCCGCTTACACCGCGTGTGCGATCACGTTGCTCAGCGCGGTCTACGCGGCCAGATCGACGCCTTCCGTTCACCAATCGTTCGCCCGCTGA